ATATCTCCTTAATAAGGGCTAGCGGAATTGGTTGGTCAAGGTTTTCGATCCGGTTACTTCGCCGTTATTGCTGCTAAACGGGATGACAGCTTTAAATCTGGCGCTATTCGGGCAGCCGCTAAAATTGATTGTGGTGGTGCCGCTCACTTTAGCTCCTGCCTGGATGTTGCCGACGCCTAGCGGAAAAGACAAGGGACTTGTAATAACCGGGGTACAAGCGGCTCCGGAGGTTTGTGTAAGGGTTAAGTCATCGATCTGGGTATTCTCGGCGATACATCCGCTCTTGTTTGACAGGGTGATAGTCCATCGGCGTTCAGTTTGAGTACCCGATTTAGCGGTTATAGATGCAAACAACTCAGGAAGTTCAGCTACTCCACAACCCACTGGGTTTTCTATAAACCGGTCAGAAAAGTCCGTTTTAACATCGTCCCAGACAATTAAATTGTCAATTGCAACACTAGCGCCTGAGATATTGTAAAAGTAGGCGAGAGCAAGGCGTGAGCCATCAGGTATGGCACCCCATGGCGAGGCATCATGGTAGCGCTGTGTTGTAACAAGGTTTCCATCAAGATAAAGATAAAGCTTACGTCCACCAAATTGCGCAATACCTGTTTCATTCCATACCATCGCATAATGGTGCCAGGCTGAACGGTCACCAAGAATGCTATCTAATGTTCCGGATTGGGTTGCAGTGTCCACTAACCCATTACAATAGCCGTCAGTCGCAACCCCCACTGTCCCGTAAAAACCGAAGCCGCCGCAACCGTTATTAGACCCAAAACCAATTCTCCAGTGAAATATCGGAAAATTAGGTGGTGGCACGTAGAAAATCATAGTCACTGCATCAAAAAAATTACTTGGGAAATTACTGAGTTTTGCCCAGAATTCTATTGTTCCCTTACTTTTTGACACAACGGATGTGGCAGGAAAAGTTAAGGCAAACACGTTTGAGTTCCCAGCGTCATTCACAAAAGACTGACCAAAATTAGCAAAAGGGCCTGGCGCGAAATGCCCAGCTGTTTTTTGGCCTCCAGGCCCCACTTCGCTATTCGCAATCTCAGCATCACTGCCCAATTTGTTCCATAACACCACATTCCCGGTTTCAGCTTGGGCTGCAGGGCTGAACAAGCCGAGCAAAGCCAACAGGCATGCGATGGTAGATAGGGTTTTGCGTTTAATTCCGTTCATAGAATCCTCCTTTAGGGAGTCAAGAAATACAATATGCCGCAACCCGTTTATGGTGTCGGTTAGCTGGGTAGGGCAGGCGAATAGTTAGAATTATTGTAAGAAAAGAGGATGGAGCGAAGCGCCATGGCCGGCAACAAGCCGATAAAAGCCAGGATAGGCGGCAAAATTTATGGTACGAAATATAAGGTAATTAGGCAATCGATAACTAGTGAGTTAATTCTGTGGCTTGATGACATTTAGGGTTGATTTGTTTGATTTACCGGTATTCGGCAAAACGCTCGGCGCTGCCGCTATGGGCATAGCCGGGTATAATTCGCGGCTATTGTTGACAACCCTTCTCCGCCATGTCCGAAGACTACTATTTCACCCCCGATCAAGCCGTCGAATCCCTAAAAGTGCCGCCGCATTCCATTCAAGCCGAGCAGTCGGTGCTGGGCGGTTTAATGCTGGATAACCAAACCTGGGATTCGGTGGCAGACAAGGTGGTCGAGACCGACTTTTATCGCCGCGACCATCGATTGATTTTCCGTGCCATCGCCCAATTGGCCGAAAAGCAGGACCCGTTCGACGTGGTGACTTTGTCCGAGGTGCTGGAAACGACCGGCGAATTGCAGGATGTGGGCGGTTTGGCTTATTTAAGTACGCTGGCGCGCGATACGCCCAGCGCCGCGAATATTGTCGCCTACGCCAACATCGTCCGGGATCGTTCGGTTTTGCGGCAATTGATTCATGTCGGTACCGAGATTTCCGATTCGGCATTTACCACTGAGGGCCGGGAAACTGCCGATTTGCTCGAAAATGCCGAACGCAAGGTCTTCGAAATCGCCGAGCAGCGCCAACGTGGGCAGGGCGGGTTTAGCTCGATCAAATCCTTGCTGGCCAAGGCCGTGGATAAAATCGAAACTCTCTACGAACTCGATGGCGACATCACCGGCGCCAGCACCGGCTTCACCGATCTGGACGAAAAAACCTCCGGTTTGCAGCCCGCCGATTTGATTATCGTGGCTGGCCGGCCATCGATGGGTAAAACCACGATTGCGATGAATATGGCTGAAAACGTGGCGCTGAAAAGCGGCATGCCGGTCGCGGTGTTCAGTATGGAGATGCCGGGCGAATCCTTGGCGATGCGGATGATGTCGTCGCTGGGCCGCATTGACCAGCATAAAGTCCGTACCGGCAAATTGGACGACGACGATTGGCCGCGTTTGACTTCGGCGATCAATCTGCTCGCGGAAACCAAGATGTTCATCGACGACACGCCGGCCTTGACCCCGACCGAAGTGCGGTCGCGCGCCCGCCGTTTGACTCGGGAGCACGGTCAGCTTGGCCTGATCGTGCTGGACTATTTGCAGTTGATGCAATCGCCTGCCAGTGGCGATAACCGGGTGCAGCAGATTTCCGATATTTCCAGGGGCTTGAAGGCTCTGGCCAAAGAACTCAATGTGCCGGTTATCGCGCTGTCTCAGCTCAATCGGAATCTGGAGCAACGCCCTAACAAACGACCGGTGATGTCCGACTTGCGTGAGTCCGGCGCGATCGAGCAGGACGCCGATTTAATCATCTTCGTTTACCGGGACGAGGTCTACCACGAAGACAGCCCGGACAAAGGCATCGCCGAAGTGATTATCGGCAAGCAGCGGAACGGACCTTTGGGGACGGTGCGGTTGACTTTCCTGGGCCAATACACCCGCTTCGAAAACTTTGCCGGCGTTTATAACGGCCCCGAGGATTACGAATGACGCCTGCGGCTTTTGTGCATCTGGATTTGGAAGCCGTGCGGCACAACTTGGCGCAAGTGAAGCGTTACGCGCCGGACAAAAAAATCATGGCGGTGATCAAGGCCAACGGCTACGGCCACGGCATGACGCGGGTAGCTACTGCTTTGGACTTGGCGGATGGCTTTGCCGTTGCACGGGTGGACGAGGGCGTCAGACTGCGGCAAGCCGGATTTAAACAAGCCATCACCGTACTGCAGGGCTTTGTCTGCGTCGATGAGTTGTTGCAATTATTGAAGTATCAATTGGCGGCGGTGATCCATACCCCGCAGCAAATCGCCATTTTGCAACAGCAAACCGACGCCGAAGGCAAACTTGCCGTCTGGCTGAAAATGGATACCGGCATGAATCGTTTGGGCTTTAAAGGTGCCGATTTCAGCGCTGCGTACCAGCAATTGCTGGGCTGCGCGCGGGTCGAGCAACCGATCAATCTGATCACCCATTTTGCCAATGCCGACGATTTGCTGGACGATAAAACCCGCCGGCAAATCGATTTGTTCAACGATGCGGTAAAAGACTACCCCGGCGCGTGCAGCATCGCCAATTCGGCCGGGATTATCGGCTGGCCGAATGTCCGCTTCGGCACCGCTCAGGACCGCAGTAGCGATTGGGTTAGGCCGGGATTGATGCTCTATGGTTGTTCGCCGTTTGCCGGTAAAACTGGCGCGGATTTTGGTTTGCAGCCGGTGATGAGTTTGCATTCACGGCTGATCGCGGTTAAGGATGTGGCCGCCGGCGAAACGGTCGGTTACAGCGGCATCTGGCAATGCAAAACCGCAACTCGGCTGGGCGTGATTTCCATCGGCTACGGCGACGGCTACCACCGCCACACCCAAAGCGGCGCGCCGGTGTTGGTAAACGGCCAACGGGTGCCCTTAATCGGCCGGGTATCCATGGACATGATCACCGTCGATCTCAACCAACTGCCGGATGCGCAACCCGGCGACCCCGTGATCTTGTGGGGCGACGGCTTGCCGGTCGAAGAAATCGCCCGTTACGCGGAAACCATCCCCTACACCTTGCTGTGCGGGATTACGCAGCGGGTGCAGGTCATCGAGGAGGGGTTGGATTAGGCGTTAAAGTCACACTTGCTAAGTGAAAAGCAAGGACTATTTGGTCGATTGCCGAATTTCGCGTGAGTCGAGCACGGCATTGTTCGGAGCGCGCTATCGACCCGTTGCGGTCTATCGCCTAACATTGGTTCAATGTCAGCGATTGATGTTTTCGAGCCATATGTACTTGGTTTCGATGATATACAGAACTTTCTAATTACAAGTTACGCATCAGATTACTGGAGCTTCTAATTGACCAACGAACTTTTGATTTCAGTAGTTTCGCTTGTCGCTGCGCTTTTTTCGGCCTTATATGCCGCTAGGAGCGTTCGTATCGCACAGAAAGCGCTATCAATTGCGCAAGAGGAGTTTAATTCCAAAAAGGAAAAATTGAAGCTCTATCTAATTGAAGGGATCAACTATCGATGTTCGGATGATGAATACATCTTTGGGTTTAATCTTTCAGTTATCAATCAGGCATCTGCGCCAAATGCCATCCAAAGAATTGAGCTATTAATTACATTTATTCGGAAAGATGGGACTATAGGTAATTTGATTCTTCAGCATTCTCCGGCCTTGAAAAATTCAATAATAGGACATGAGGTTACGCCCTTTGTCTCACCTGTAGAAATAGCAGAAAAATCCGCCGTCACTAACTGGTGT
The window above is part of the Methylomonas sp. ZR1 genome. Proteins encoded here:
- the dnaB gene encoding replicative DNA helicase, which gives rise to MSEDYYFTPDQAVESLKVPPHSIQAEQSVLGGLMLDNQTWDSVADKVVETDFYRRDHRLIFRAIAQLAEKQDPFDVVTLSEVLETTGELQDVGGLAYLSTLARDTPSAANIVAYANIVRDRSVLRQLIHVGTEISDSAFTTEGRETADLLENAERKVFEIAEQRQRGQGGFSSIKSLLAKAVDKIETLYELDGDITGASTGFTDLDEKTSGLQPADLIIVAGRPSMGKTTIAMNMAENVALKSGMPVAVFSMEMPGESLAMRMMSSLGRIDQHKVRTGKLDDDDWPRLTSAINLLAETKMFIDDTPALTPTEVRSRARRLTREHGQLGLIVLDYLQLMQSPASGDNRVQQISDISRGLKALAKELNVPVIALSQLNRNLEQRPNKRPVMSDLRESGAIEQDADLIIFVYRDEVYHEDSPDKGIAEVIIGKQRNGPLGTVRLTFLGQYTRFENFAGVYNGPEDYE
- a CDS encoding LamG-like jellyroll fold domain-containing protein, whose translation is MNGIKRKTLSTIACLLALLGLFSPAAQAETGNVVLWNKLGSDAEIANSEVGPGGQKTAGHFAPGPFANFGQSFVNDAGNSNVFALTFPATSVVSKSKGTIEFWAKLSNFPSNFFDAVTMIFYVPPPNFPIFHWRIGFGSNNGCGGFGFYGTVGVATDGYCNGLVDTATQSGTLDSILGDRSAWHHYAMVWNETGIAQFGGRKLYLYLDGNLVTTQRYHDASPWGAIPDGSRLALAYFYNISGASVAIDNLIVWDDVKTDFSDRFIENPVGCGVAELPELFASITAKSGTQTERRWTITLSNKSGCIAENTQIDDLTLTQTSGAACTPVITSPLSFPLGVGNIQAGAKVSGTTTINFSGCPNSARFKAVIPFSSNNGEVTGSKTLTNQFR
- the alr gene encoding alanine racemase, producing MTPAAFVHLDLEAVRHNLAQVKRYAPDKKIMAVIKANGYGHGMTRVATALDLADGFAVARVDEGVRLRQAGFKQAITVLQGFVCVDELLQLLKYQLAAVIHTPQQIAILQQQTDAEGKLAVWLKMDTGMNRLGFKGADFSAAYQQLLGCARVEQPINLITHFANADDLLDDKTRRQIDLFNDAVKDYPGACSIANSAGIIGWPNVRFGTAQDRSSDWVRPGLMLYGCSPFAGKTGADFGLQPVMSLHSRLIAVKDVAAGETVGYSGIWQCKTATRLGVISIGYGDGYHRHTQSGAPVLVNGQRVPLIGRVSMDMITVDLNQLPDAQPGDPVILWGDGLPVEEIARYAETIPYTLLCGITQRVQVIEEGLD